A single region of the Devosia sp. FJ2-5-3 genome encodes:
- a CDS encoding RidA family protein codes for MVNSGPRPVAPFSHAVEADGWVFVTGQMPTDPAAPDAPLPEGIEAQTRRVMANLAIVLEGIGLSFEHVTMARIYLTQFERDYAGLNAIWPSFFTPGKLPARTTIGVTALAVGALVEIDLVAKRP; via the coding sequence CTGGTCAATTCCGGCCCGCGCCCCGTCGCGCCCTTCAGCCATGCCGTCGAGGCCGATGGCTGGGTTTTTGTCACCGGCCAGATGCCCACCGATCCCGCCGCGCCGGACGCCCCCTTGCCCGAAGGCATCGAGGCGCAGACACGCCGCGTCATGGCCAATTTGGCCATCGTGCTCGAGGGCATCGGGCTCAGCTTCGAACATGTCACCATGGCGCGCATCTATCTGACGCAGTTCGAGCGCGACTACGCCGGTCTCAACGCAATCTGGCCGAGCTTCTTCACGCCGGGAAAACTCCCCGCCCGCACCACGATCGGCGTCACCGCCCTCGCGGTCGGTGCTCTCGTCGAAATCGATCTGGTGGCAAAAAGGCCGTGA
- a CDS encoding glycosyltransferase family 2 protein: MSASQISHHSRQGRVLISIIVPVFNEEEAVADFVEHLVPHIPTDEINYEIVFVNDGSRDGTLGALRKILAGNAHVRIVDLTRNFGKEAAMSAGLDNARGDAVIVIDVDLQEPPELIAPMIARWREGFDVVYGQRVSRASDGFFKRFTAGGFYKMFNRLSHSKIPEDVGDFRLMDRRVVDALKLMPERVRFMKGLFAWVGFKSVAIEFERRQRHAGTTKFNYWRLWNFALDGITSFSTVPLRIWTYFGLAIASVSFLYGIFIVGRTIVSGIDMPGYASLLAAVLFLGGVQLIGLGVIGEYLGRVYMEVKRRPVYLQSEVYEAEKTDRDRSPS, translated from the coding sequence ATGTCGGCATCACAAATCTCCCACCATTCGCGCCAGGGCCGGGTCCTGATCTCCATAATCGTGCCAGTGTTCAACGAAGAGGAGGCCGTGGCCGACTTTGTCGAACATCTGGTGCCGCACATCCCGACGGACGAGATCAATTACGAAATCGTCTTCGTCAACGACGGAAGCCGGGATGGAACCCTCGGGGCGCTGCGGAAAATCCTCGCGGGGAACGCGCATGTCCGCATTGTAGACCTGACACGGAATTTCGGCAAGGAAGCGGCCATGTCCGCCGGCCTCGACAATGCGCGGGGTGATGCGGTCATCGTCATCGATGTCGACCTGCAGGAGCCGCCCGAGCTGATCGCGCCGATGATCGCCCGCTGGCGCGAGGGATTTGACGTGGTCTATGGCCAGCGCGTGTCGCGGGCGAGCGACGGCTTTTTCAAGCGCTTCACCGCCGGCGGTTTTTACAAGATGTTCAACCGGCTGTCGCACTCGAAAATCCCCGAGGATGTGGGGGATTTCCGGCTGATGGATCGCAGGGTGGTGGACGCGCTCAAGCTCATGCCCGAGCGCGTGCGCTTCATGAAGGGGCTTTTTGCCTGGGTGGGGTTCAAATCTGTCGCGATCGAATTCGAACGCCGGCAGCGGCATGCGGGCACCACGAAGTTCAATTACTGGCGGCTGTGGAATTTCGCGCTCGACGGCATCACGTCGTTTTCCACCGTTCCGCTGCGGATCTGGACCTATTTCGGCCTCGCAATAGCCAGCGTGTCGTTCCTTTATGGCATCTTCATCGTGGGCAGGACCATCGTCTCGGGGATCGACATGCCCGGCTATGCATCGCTGCTGGCGGCCGTGCTGTTTCTCGGCGGCGTGCAATTGATCGGGTTGGGCGTGATCGGGGAATATCTCGGGCGTGTCTATATGGAGGTCAAGCGCCGCCCGGTCTATCTGCAGTCAGAGGTCTATGAGGCGGAAAAGACCGACAGGGACCGGTCCCCATCGTGA
- a CDS encoding GtrA family protein, which yields MTQISSERAETARQAGIFALVGLVATGVHYVVALALSLAMPVVWANPFGFLMAFGVSYVGHGRLTFRLKDGEHHHRKRLPRFALTATAGFLIGQAILLVLRALTPFPDWLALGIALGVVPVFTFVTSRIWVFSSPRNSK from the coding sequence GTGACGCAAATCTCATCGGAAAGGGCAGAAACGGCCCGCCAGGCCGGCATCTTTGCCCTGGTCGGGCTGGTGGCGACCGGCGTTCACTATGTCGTCGCGCTGGCATTGTCGCTGGCCATGCCCGTGGTCTGGGCCAATCCTTTCGGATTTCTCATGGCGTTCGGCGTTTCCTATGTGGGACATGGGCGCCTGACCTTCAGGCTCAAGGACGGCGAACACCATCACCGCAAACGCCTGCCGCGATTTGCCCTCACCGCAACCGCCGGCTTTCTCATCGGGCAGGCAATCCTGCTGGTTCTTCGGGCGCTGACCCCGTTTCCCGACTGGCTGGCCCTCGGGATCGCGCTGGGCGTGGTTCCGGTCTTCACCTTCGTGACGTCCCGCATCTGGGTGTTTTCGTCCCCCCGCAACAGCAAGTAA
- a CDS encoding DUF3298 domain-containing protein, whose product MLSRLVFLAAALGLLVATAPARAASFDCAKASTPFEHAICDNPELSTADERLARTYQTAIGGLSESVASAMRTGQRTWLDYARRACTRDAEPLTSGSYDERGVSCLVSLFTSRARVLEQSRMIEGLRFYPFSRYAALPDPNATEPDSSFPVAQHELSKIRIDGDDDTATKFNALVDDAAVKMANIFGAQGGEDDIQDNETSDSTNSIFVKEVVGTGRITLEASTYWYGHGAAHGNWTRDYLHYLRGPGRWMEASDMFTGKGWEKALLRLTIAALKAEHGDNLMLDDTKYIAEPVTDPARWDLSDPYGLVIQFQPYEVSAYAYGAPTARVSWEDLADYLAEGADAIRYGF is encoded by the coding sequence ATGCTGTCTCGCCTGGTTTTTCTGGCCGCCGCACTTGGTCTGCTCGTCGCCACCGCTCCCGCGCGTGCCGCCAGTTTCGATTGCGCCAAGGCGTCGACGCCATTCGAGCACGCCATTTGCGACAATCCCGAGCTGTCCACGGCCGATGAGCGGCTGGCGCGGACTTACCAGACCGCCATTGGCGGATTGAGCGAGAGCGTCGCCTCCGCAATGCGCACCGGCCAGCGCACCTGGCTCGACTATGCCCGCCGCGCCTGCACGCGCGATGCCGAACCCCTCACTTCCGGCAGCTATGACGAGCGCGGTGTCTCGTGCCTCGTCAGCCTTTTTACCAGCCGCGCCCGCGTGCTCGAACAGAGCCGCATGATCGAGGGGCTGCGCTTTTATCCCTTCAGCCGCTATGCCGCATTGCCCGATCCCAATGCCACCGAGCCCGATTCCTCGTTTCCCGTCGCCCAGCACGAATTGTCGAAAATCCGCATCGATGGCGACGATGACACGGCCACCAAATTCAATGCGCTGGTCGATGACGCCGCGGTGAAAATGGCCAATATCTTCGGCGCCCAGGGCGGCGAGGATGACATCCAGGACAATGAAACCAGCGATTCCACCAATTCCATCTTCGTCAAGGAAGTGGTGGGCACGGGCCGCATCACGCTCGAAGCCAGCACCTATTGGTATGGCCACGGCGCCGCCCACGGCAATTGGACGCGCGACTATCTCCATTATCTGCGCGGCCCCGGACGCTGGATGGAGGCCAGCGACATGTTCACCGGCAAGGGCTGGGAGAAGGCCCTGCTGCGCCTGACAATTGCCGCCCTCAAGGCCGAGCACGGCGACAACCTCATGCTCGACGACACCAAGTACATCGCCGAACCGGTGACCGATCCCGCCCGCTGGGATCTGTCCGATCCCTATGGCCTCGTCATCCAGTTCCAGCCCTATGAGGTGTCGGCCTATGCCTATGGCGCGCCCACCGCCCGGGTCAGCTGGGAAGACCTCGCCGATTATCTTGCCGAAGGTGCGGACGCGATCCGCTACGGCTTCTGA
- a CDS encoding DUF6311 domain-containing protein, with amino-acid sequence MRHSADRLGALAAYGLAGLLAILFFFTLYPNPVDFLIGNGAYFEMGDTPQHVSGWLLYAKDSWRWPLLSTQMISPQQGSHIALTDSIPLAALLFKPIAPFLWENFHYFGLWHLGAKILQATGAVFLIRALGHKTILAGLVAAALALMSPSMLFRLQHTALMSHGLLLFALGFYFGALRRDWSLRRLCLAFAVLILVALLVHPYLVAMVFSLFLAASWDRWGGLQHWRKVLATIGIVTISVAVPAILLGYGSAASSGASGGFDIYSMNLLAPFCGGSLSPCGLIDATGGQYEGFNYLGLGTLLIVAAALVSAALTWRSLPPWVSSHAALVTILTGLVLYALSGHIFLGMRELVALQYPFPISTLSTVFRASGRFFWPVGYAALFLALAAVLRLRAPVYLTLLPLALMLQWLDTEGLRRDTRSFLTSVAPFDYSGWSHFQGEIHSIKVTPEYGCAAGIENMRYVYFQMVAARLGVPINTAYQARTSSTCSDPEDIASQIEPGVLRVNLSPSNDEVASADMQARLRDGTCWQWTGWHGLIMCLPGSGQQDWAKLNIAQ; translated from the coding sequence GTGCGGCATTCGGCAGATCGCCTGGGGGCGCTGGCCGCCTATGGCCTTGCCGGCTTGCTGGCGATCCTGTTCTTTTTCACTCTCTACCCCAACCCCGTCGACTTCCTGATCGGAAACGGGGCCTATTTCGAGATGGGCGATACGCCCCAACATGTCTCGGGCTGGCTGCTTTATGCCAAGGATTCCTGGCGCTGGCCTCTTCTCAGCACCCAGATGATCTCCCCACAACAGGGCAGCCACATCGCCCTCACAGACAGTATTCCCCTCGCGGCGCTGCTGTTCAAACCCATCGCGCCGTTTCTCTGGGAGAACTTCCACTATTTCGGCCTCTGGCATTTGGGGGCCAAGATCTTGCAGGCCACAGGGGCGGTGTTCCTGATCCGCGCCCTTGGCCACAAGACGATATTGGCCGGCCTGGTCGCGGCGGCCCTGGCGCTGATGTCCCCGTCGATGCTGTTCAGACTGCAGCACACGGCGCTGATGTCGCATGGGCTGCTGCTGTTTGCCCTTGGATTTTACTTCGGGGCCTTGAGGCGAGACTGGTCCCTGCGCCGGCTTTGCCTTGCCTTTGCCGTGCTGATCCTCGTCGCCCTGCTGGTTCATCCCTATCTCGTGGCCATGGTCTTTTCCCTGTTTCTAGCAGCAAGCTGGGACCGCTGGGGTGGGTTGCAGCACTGGCGCAAGGTGCTGGCAACAATAGGGATTGTGACGATTTCAGTGGCCGTGCCGGCGATCCTGCTCGGCTATGGTTCGGCCGCCAGCAGCGGGGCAAGCGGCGGATTCGATATCTATTCGATGAACCTGCTTGCGCCGTTTTGCGGCGGCAGCCTGTCGCCGTGCGGCTTAATCGATGCCACCGGCGGGCAGTATGAGGGATTTAACTATCTTGGGCTGGGGACGCTGCTCATCGTCGCGGCGGCGCTGGTATCCGCTGCGCTGACCTGGCGCTCCTTGCCGCCCTGGGTGTCGTCCCATGCAGCCCTTGTCACCATTCTGACAGGGCTGGTCCTTTATGCCTTGTCCGGCCACATCTTCCTGGGAATGCGCGAACTCGTCGCGCTGCAGTATCCGTTTCCGATAAGCACGCTTTCCACTGTTTTCCGGGCATCAGGACGGTTCTTCTGGCCCGTCGGCTATGCGGCGCTGTTCCTGGCTCTCGCCGCTGTGCTGCGCCTCCGCGCGCCGGTCTATCTGACGCTTCTGCCTTTGGCCCTGATGCTGCAATGGCTCGACACGGAAGGCCTGCGGCGCGACACGAGGTCGTTCCTGACATCGGTAGCGCCCTTCGATTATTCCGGTTGGTCGCATTTCCAAGGCGAAATCCACAGCATCAAGGTGACGCCCGAATATGGCTGCGCGGCCGGGATCGAGAACATGCGCTATGTCTACTTCCAAATGGTCGCCGCCCGACTGGGCGTGCCGATCAATACGGCCTATCAGGCGCGCACCTCATCGACCTGCTCGGACCCCGAAGACATCGCCAGCCAGATAGAGCCCGGCGTCTTGCGGGTGAACCTTTCCCCCAGCAATGATGAGGTCGCTTCAGCCGACATGCAGGCCCGATTGCGGGACGGCACATGCTGGCAATGGACGGGGTGGCACGGACTGATCATGTGCCTGCCGGGCAGCGGCCAGCAGGATTGGGCCAAATTGAATATCGCCCAATAG
- a CDS encoding diguanylate cyclase, with the protein MMGVNAIITQRRKIAESLRPRVLLLVVLGFAAVAIPAFFAFHFLVNSTVVQLGTLFAEKQVLYDRHRGLGALIREVSLAETLSGSQAIRDWAHDETDPLLRRRGIGELEHYRRYFADRSYFFVVGASGNYYFNDASNAYAGDQYRYTLDPAKHDDAWYYSTLALGEGCHLNVNNDANLRVTKVWMNCVIREGRRVLGVLGTGIDLTSFIQEVVNVPQKGVTSMFVDRHGLIQAHRDQHLVSLANFEDGLDSKRSLFSLVSGEGDTETLQRLMKDVTEGDILADSAFITLDGKETLVGVGYLDKLGWYNVTFMDVDTIIDRRLFAPIGVLLAAMMGLVAIIFVLVFKRQVLDRLARLEDVVRHARKGDYGPALAMGVGRQDEIGRLSAALTEMAASVDDNTRQLETRVQERTIELERLAFKDGLTGLLNRRGLASAHARSSGTGAFGVVLVDIDRFKQINDSHGHAAGDAVILDIAGRLQAASGADAACARWGGDEFIIFLPRCTPSSLRSVTKSIMSAIRDKAIVLPEPGELSVSVSVGACLADSGDKLDMAAAMADAALYSAKQSGRGRVVIFDRDMSRPGKHVA; encoded by the coding sequence ATGATGGGGGTCAATGCAATTATCACACAGCGCCGCAAAATCGCGGAAAGCCTGCGTCCACGGGTGCTTTTGCTCGTGGTGCTGGGTTTCGCCGCCGTGGCGATCCCGGCCTTCTTCGCCTTCCATTTCCTCGTCAATTCTACCGTCGTCCAGCTCGGCACCCTGTTCGCCGAAAAGCAGGTTCTCTACGACCGCCACCGGGGCCTCGGCGCGCTCATCCGCGAAGTCTCGCTGGCCGAAACCCTTTCCGGCAGCCAGGCTATTCGCGACTGGGCCCATGACGAAACCGATCCGCTCCTGCGCCGCCGCGGCATAGGCGAGCTCGAGCATTACCGGCGCTATTTTGCCGACAGATCCTATTTCTTCGTCGTCGGCGCATCGGGAAATTACTATTTCAACGACGCGTCCAACGCCTATGCCGGCGACCAGTATCGCTACACGCTCGACCCCGCCAAACATGACGATGCCTGGTATTATTCGACGCTGGCGCTCGGCGAAGGCTGCCACCTCAACGTCAACAACGACGCCAATCTGCGCGTTACCAAGGTCTGGATGAACTGCGTCATCCGCGAGGGAAGGCGCGTCCTCGGCGTGCTCGGCACTGGCATCGACCTCACATCCTTCATCCAGGAAGTGGTCAATGTCCCGCAAAAGGGCGTCACCTCCATGTTCGTGGATCGCCATGGCCTCATCCAGGCCCATCGCGACCAACATCTGGTCAGCCTTGCCAATTTCGAAGATGGCCTCGACAGCAAGCGCAGCCTGTTCTCGCTGGTGTCGGGCGAAGGCGACACGGAGACCCTCCAGAGGCTGATGAAGGACGTCACCGAAGGCGACATCCTGGCCGACAGCGCCTTCATCACCCTCGATGGCAAGGAGACCCTGGTCGGCGTCGGCTATCTCGACAAGCTCGGCTGGTACAACGTCACCTTCATGGATGTGGACACCATTATCGATCGGCGTTTGTTCGCGCCAATCGGGGTGCTGCTCGCCGCCATGATGGGGCTCGTGGCGATCATCTTCGTGCTGGTGTTCAAGCGTCAGGTGCTGGATCGGCTGGCGCGGCTCGAGGACGTGGTCCGCCACGCCCGCAAGGGCGATTATGGTCCGGCGCTGGCCATGGGCGTCGGCCGCCAGGATGAGATCGGGCGCCTGTCGGCCGCGCTCACCGAAATGGCCGCCAGCGTCGATGACAATACCCGTCAGCTCGAAACACGGGTGCAGGAGCGCACGATCGAGCTCGAACGCCTTGCGTTCAAGGACGGGCTGACCGGCCTGCTCAACCGCCGCGGCCTCGCCTCCGCCCATGCCCGCTCCTCCGGCACCGGCGCATTCGGCGTGGTGCTGGTCGATATCGACCGCTTCAAGCAGATCAATGACAGCCATGGCCACGCCGCGGGCGATGCCGTCATTCTCGACATTGCCGGCCGCCTCCAGGCCGCGTCGGGTGCCGACGCCGCCTGTGCCCGCTGGGGCGGCGACGAATTCATCATCTTCCTGCCCCGCTGCACGCCATCCAGCCTGCGCAGCGTCACCAAATCCATCATGTCGGCCATTCGCGACAAAGCCATCGTGCTGCCCGAGCCCGGCGAACTCTCGGTGTCGGTCAGCGTTGGCGCCTGCCTCGCCGATAGCGGCGACAAGCTCGACATGGCCGCGGCCATGGCCGATGCGGCGCTCTATTCGGCCAAGCAATCGGGGCGCGGCCGCGTCGTCATCTTCGATCGCGATATGTCGCGTCCCGGCAAGCACGTCGCGTAA
- a CDS encoding alpha/beta hydrolase: MSDYQFAVADGAAPNAPLIFLFHGTGGDEHQFFDLAAQLVPGAARIAPRGDVSENGALRYFRRAAEGVYDMDDLARRTEAMTGFIAAQIAARNPSRVLGLGYSNGANILAAVQFARPDLFDASVLMHPLIPFAPQAAVFAGRKVLITAGRRDPIAPAGATQALADYFSVNGAETQLFWHEGGHELRNEELLASRDFLAG, encoded by the coding sequence ATGTCCGATTACCAGTTTGCCGTGGCCGATGGCGCTGCCCCCAATGCCCCGCTGATCTTCCTTTTCCATGGCACGGGCGGGGACGAGCATCAGTTCTTCGATCTGGCCGCTCAATTGGTCCCCGGCGCCGCCCGCATCGCCCCGCGCGGCGATGTCAGCGAGAACGGAGCCCTGCGCTATTTCCGCCGCGCCGCCGAGGGCGTCTATGACATGGACGATCTCGCCCGACGCACCGAGGCCATGACCGGCTTCATCGCGGCCCAGATCGCAGCGCGAAATCCTTCCCGTGTGCTCGGCCTCGGCTATTCCAACGGCGCCAATATCCTCGCCGCGGTGCAGTTTGCCCGGCCCGACCTGTTCGACGCCAGCGTGCTCATGCATCCGCTCATTCCCTTTGCGCCGCAAGCGGCCGTTTTCGCCGGCCGGAAGGTGTTGATCACCGCCGGCCGCCGCGACCCCATCGCCCCGGCGGGCGCGACCCAGGCGCTGGCCGATTATTTCTCCGTCAATGGCGCCGAAACACAGCTTTTCTGGCACGAGGGCGGACATGAATTGCGCAATGAAGAGCTGCTGGCCAGCCGTGATTTTCTGGCCGGATAA
- a CDS encoding GDP-mannose 4,6-dehydratase: protein MAPLRLMITGANGFVGRKVTEAVRGHEGLELVDFIDDATGASPDIAEASAVERAVLAANPDRVLHLAAIAAPRQAQADASRAWAVNFSGTLNLAQALIKHRPDARLVWSGSSEAYGASFNRGPLPLSETSALEPANVYGATKAAADIALGQLGRSGALDTVVLRPFNHTGAGQAADYVVPAFAAQIAAIEKGEQEPVLKVGNLDALRDFLDVEDVVALYIAALLAEGPVGGEAYNVSTGQPVRIGDLLEGLLSAARVKISVETDPARYAPNAVPVASGNPDKARERFGWAPKIPIQTTLKSVLEGLRAL from the coding sequence ATGGCCCCTCTCAGGCTGATGATCACCGGCGCCAACGGTTTTGTCGGGCGCAAAGTGACCGAGGCGGTGCGCGGGCATGAGGGGCTGGAACTCGTCGACTTCATCGACGACGCGACAGGAGCCTCGCCCGATATCGCCGAGGCTTCGGCGGTGGAGCGGGCGGTGCTTGCCGCAAATCCGGACCGGGTGCTGCATCTGGCGGCGATCGCGGCGCCCAGGCAGGCGCAGGCCGATGCGAGCCGCGCCTGGGCGGTCAATTTCTCCGGCACGCTCAATCTGGCGCAGGCGCTGATCAAGCACCGGCCCGATGCGCGGCTGGTCTGGTCGGGCAGCTCGGAAGCTTATGGCGCGAGCTTTAATCGCGGGCCCCTGCCCCTCAGCGAAACATCGGCGCTCGAACCGGCCAATGTCTATGGCGCGACCAAGGCGGCGGCGGATATTGCGCTGGGACAATTGGGCCGCAGCGGCGCACTCGACACGGTCGTACTGCGCCCGTTCAACCATACCGGGGCGGGCCAGGCGGCCGATTATGTGGTTCCGGCCTTTGCGGCCCAGATCGCCGCCATCGAAAAGGGCGAGCAGGAGCCGGTTCTCAAGGTCGGCAATCTCGATGCGCTGCGCGATTTTCTCGATGTCGAGGATGTGGTGGCGCTTTACATCGCCGCGCTGCTCGCCGAGGGTCCGGTCGGCGGCGAGGCCTATAATGTGTCGACCGGCCAGCCCGTGCGGATCGGGGACCTGCTGGAGGGCCTCCTCTCCGCGGCGCGGGTGAAGATCAGTGTCGAGACCGATCCGGCGCGCTATGCGCCCAATGCGGTTCCGGTGGCCTCGGGCAATCCCGACAAGGCGCGGGAACGCTTTGGCTGGGCGCCGAAAATCCCGATCCAAACCACGCTGAAATCAGTGCTCGAGGGATTGCGGGCGCTCTGA
- a CDS encoding helix-turn-helix transcriptional regulator: MASNIVRNRETHELAELRKQAGLWLRQKREAAGLSQRELAGAVGFEYYTFISQIESGRGKVPADRFEAYAKAVKVDAREFAMTMLRYNDPHTYGLIFGVEQPAASKGLSDLEARLRRLEARLPE; encoded by the coding sequence GTGGCGAGCAATATTGTCCGGAACAGGGAAACGCATGAACTCGCGGAGCTGCGCAAGCAGGCCGGGCTGTGGCTGCGCCAGAAGCGCGAAGCGGCCGGCTTGAGCCAGCGCGAGCTCGCCGGGGCAGTGGGATTTGAGTATTATACCTTCATCTCTCAGATTGAATCCGGTCGCGGAAAAGTGCCGGCGGATCGATTCGAGGCCTATGCGAAGGCGGTCAAGGTCGATGCCCGCGAGTTTGCCATGACCATGCTGCGCTACAATGATCCGCACACTTATGGCCTTATTTTCGGTGTTGAACAGCCTGCGGCCAGTAAAGGCCTTTCCGATCTCGAAGCGCGGCTGCGCCGGCTGGAGGCACGCCTGCCGGAATAG
- the gmd gene encoding GDP-mannose 4,6-dehydratase yields the protein MSKKALITGITGQDGAYLAQFLLSKGYEVHGMARRSSSSDVNTARLKWLGIERDVRIVDGNLLDLSGLIRTVSDIKPDEVYNLAAQSFVFSSWQQPLLTGEVTALGVTNVLEALRIAKPDARFYQASSSEMYGLVQHPIQSEKTPFYPRSPYAVAKLYGHWITVNYRESFGIHASSGILFNHESPLRGIEFVTRKVTDAVAKIKLGLDRELRLGNIEAKRDWGHARDYVQAMWLMLQQDKADDYVVATGRTSTVRMMCEIAFEHVGLNVNDHLVIDEKLFRPAEVEILLGDPAKAKEKLGWEAKTTLEEMIREMVDADIARHKKA from the coding sequence GTGTCCAAGAAAGCCCTGATCACCGGCATAACCGGCCAGGATGGCGCCTATCTGGCCCAGTTTCTGTTGTCCAAGGGCTATGAGGTCCATGGCATGGCTCGCCGGTCGAGCTCGTCCGATGTCAACACCGCCCGCCTCAAATGGCTGGGCATCGAGCGCGATGTGCGCATCGTCGATGGCAATCTGCTCGATCTGTCGGGGCTGATCCGCACCGTTTCCGACATCAAGCCGGACGAGGTCTATAACCTTGCCGCGCAGAGCTTTGTGTTCTCCTCCTGGCAGCAGCCGCTGCTGACGGGTGAAGTGACCGCGCTCGGCGTGACCAATGTGCTCGAAGCCCTGCGCATCGCCAAGCCAGATGCCCGTTTCTACCAGGCATCATCCTCGGAAATGTACGGCCTCGTGCAGCACCCGATCCAGTCGGAAAAGACCCCGTTCTATCCGCGCTCGCCCTATGCCGTGGCAAAACTCTATGGCCACTGGATCACGGTCAATTACCGCGAGAGTTTTGGCATCCATGCCTCGAGCGGTATTCTCTTCAACCACGAGAGCCCGCTGCGCGGCATCGAGTTCGTGACCCGCAAGGTCACCGACGCGGTGGCCAAGATCAAGCTCGGCCTCGATAGGGAATTGCGCCTTGGCAATATCGAAGCCAAGCGCGACTGGGGCCATGCCCGCGACTATGTGCAGGCCATGTGGCTGATGCTGCAGCAGGACAAGGCCGACGATTATGTCGTGGCCACCGGCCGCACTTCGACCGTGCGCATGATGTGCGAAATCGCCTTCGAGCATGTGGGCCTCAATGTCAATGATCACCTTGTGATCGACGAAAAGCTGTTCCGCCCGGCGGAGGTGGAAATCCTGCTCGGCGATCCGGCCAAGGCCAAGGAAAAGCTCGGCTGGGAAGCCAAGACCACGCTCGAAGAGATGATCCGCGAAATGGTCGACGCCGATATCGCGCGCCACAAGAAGGCCTGA